One Blattabacterium cuenoti DNA window includes the following coding sequences:
- the hisB gene encoding bifunctional histidinol-phosphatase/imidazoleglycerol-phosphate dehydratase HisB — translation MKKILFIDRDGTIIKESPPTYQIDTLEKVEFYPNVIFFLTKIVHELTYDLVMVTNQDGLGTERFPEKNFWPIHNHILKVLKTEGINFSSVHIDKTFQEEKSPNRKPGTGMLTSYLKDSYYDLPKSFVIGDRFTDVILAKNLGCKSIWINKEDHNHIISSNEFSIYEDVKNIIVLKTDNWKKIYEYLKNISKKFFVHKRTTLETDVKITLRLYGKGKSEIQTGLGFFDHLLQQISFHSLIDLNIYTKGDLHVDEHHSIEDTGITLGKVFHKAINNKKKQGIERYGFSLIPMDDCLSTVALDLGGRSQLSWNVQFLREKIGKIPTEMFSHFFKSFSSSAKCNLHIRSTGENEHHKIESIFKAFAKALKMAIQINSSHHLPSSKGLL, via the coding sequence ATGAAAAAAATATTATTTATAGATAGAGATGGAACAATCATTAAAGAATCTCCTCCAACTTATCAAATTGATACTCTAGAAAAAGTAGAATTTTATCCAAATGTTATATTTTTTTTAACAAAAATAGTTCATGAATTGACTTATGATTTGGTAATGGTTACCAATCAAGATGGATTAGGAACGGAAAGATTTCCGGAAAAAAATTTTTGGCCCATTCACAATCATATATTAAAAGTTCTAAAAACAGAAGGAATCAATTTTTCTTCTGTTCATATTGATAAAACTTTTCAAGAAGAAAAATCTCCCAATAGAAAGCCTGGTACAGGAATGTTAACTTCTTATTTAAAGGATTCTTATTATGATCTACCAAAATCTTTTGTCATAGGAGATAGATTTACAGATGTTATTCTTGCAAAAAATTTAGGATGTAAATCCATATGGATTAATAAAGAAGACCACAATCACATCATTTCATCAAATGAATTTTCTATATATGAGGATGTGAAAAATATAATAGTTTTAAAAACTGATAACTGGAAAAAAATATACGAATATTTAAAAAATATATCGAAAAAATTTTTCGTACATAAACGTACGACATTAGAAACAGATGTGAAAATCACTCTTAGACTTTATGGAAAAGGAAAATCGGAGATTCAAACAGGTCTTGGATTTTTCGATCATCTGTTACAACAGATTTCGTTTCATAGTTTGATAGATTTGAATATTTATACGAAAGGAGATCTACATGTAGATGAACATCATTCTATAGAAGATACTGGGATAACTTTAGGAAAAGTATTTCATAAAGCTATTAATAATAAGAAAAAACAAGGAATAGAACGTTATGGTTTTTCTTTAATTCCTATGGATGATTGTTTGTCTACAGTCGCATTGGATCTTGGGGGAAGAAGTCAATTATCTTGGAATGTCCAATTCTTAAGAGAAAAAATAGGAAAAATTCCTACTGAAATGTTTTCTCATTTTTTCAAATCTTTTTCTTCTTCTGCAAAATGCAATTTGCATATTCGTTCTACAGGAGAAAACGAACATCATAAAATAGAATCCATTTTTAAGGCTTTTGCAAAAGCCTTAAAAATGGCCATACAAATAAATTCTAGTCATCATTTACCTAGTTCTAAGGGACTATTGTAA
- the hisD gene encoding histidinol dehydrogenase, which yields MDIPVYSYPSERIWRNLIKRPVTNNNIEDSVLSIINNVKLYGDVALRAYTKKYDNFNLKNIQVTEEDINKSYLNISSGLKKSIDTAYENILCFHKNQIYEESKIEIIPGVICWRKSIPIEKIGLYIPGGSAPLLSTVLMLGIPSKLAGCEEIILCTPPNKNGEIHPSILYTSKYVGIEKIYKVGGAQAIAAMAYGTESISSVYKIFGPGNSYVTKAKQIVSQKGIVSIDIPAGPSEVVILTDNTANPKYVASDLLSQSEHDSESYILLVTISNDCWIKKVKCELKKQFQHLSKTKKQHIIKKSLENSKIILLSSLEKCIYLINTVAPEHLIVNCNNSSYWGSQVKNAGSIFLGNYSPVSVGDYASGTNHVLPTHGYAKSYSGVSVESFLKKVTFQKISKKGLRNLSKCVEILSSEEGLIAHKKSVNIRLK from the coding sequence ATGGATATTCCAGTCTACTCTTATCCTTCAGAAAGGATATGGAGAAATCTTATAAAAAGACCTGTAACAAATAATAATATAGAAGATTCAGTATTATCTATTATAAATAATGTAAAATTATATGGCGATGTTGCTTTAAGAGCTTACACAAAGAAATATGATAATTTTAATTTAAAAAATATTCAAGTAACAGAAGAAGATATTAATAAGTCATACTTGAATATTTCAAGCGGTTTAAAAAAATCTATTGATACAGCGTATGAGAATATTCTCTGTTTTCATAAAAACCAAATTTATGAAGAATCTAAAATAGAGATTATTCCAGGAGTGATTTGTTGGAGAAAATCTATTCCAATAGAAAAAATAGGGTTGTATATTCCTGGAGGATCTGCCCCTTTACTATCTACTGTTTTAATGTTAGGAATTCCTAGTAAATTGGCAGGATGTGAAGAGATTATTTTATGTACTCCTCCAAATAAAAATGGAGAAATTCATCCATCTATTTTATATACATCTAAATATGTAGGAATTGAAAAAATATATAAAGTTGGAGGCGCTCAAGCTATTGCAGCTATGGCTTATGGAACTGAAAGTATTTCTTCTGTTTATAAAATATTTGGTCCTGGAAATTCTTATGTCACAAAAGCCAAACAAATTGTATCTCAAAAAGGAATTGTTTCTATAGATATTCCTGCGGGCCCTTCTGAAGTAGTAATTTTAACAGATAATACTGCCAATCCAAAATATGTTGCATCTGATTTACTTTCTCAATCTGAACATGACTCAGAAAGTTATATTCTTCTAGTCACAATTTCTAATGATTGTTGGATTAAAAAAGTAAAATGTGAATTGAAAAAACAGTTCCAACATCTTTCTAAGACTAAGAAACAACATATCATTAAAAAATCTTTAGAAAACAGCAAAATTATTCTTCTTTCTTCTTTAGAAAAATGCATTTATTTAATAAATACAGTAGCTCCAGAACATCTTATTGTTAATTGCAATAATTCCTCTTATTGGGGAAGTCAAGTAAAAAATGCTGGATCAATTTTTTTGGGGAATTATTCCCCCGTCAGCGTAGGAGATTATGCTTCTGGTACAAATCATGTTCTTCCTACACATGGATATGCCAAATCTTACAGTGGGGTTTCTGTAGAGAGTTTTCTTAAAAAAGTTACATTTCAAAAAATTTCTAAAAAAGGATTACGAAATTTATCAAAATGTGTAGAGATTTTATCTTCTGAAGAAGGATTAATAGCGCATAAAAAATCTGTTAATATTAGATTAAAATAA
- a CDS encoding exodeoxyribonuclease III, with protein MKIISYNINGIRSGINKGLFHWVEDIQPDILCFQEIKAFPEQINTNILDNFGYYHYWYPSSKKKGYSGVGILCKEKPIHVEYGIGFDSIDQEGRVLRIDLKKISVISLYLPSGKNIKNRLSFKFHFMYQFFHHVKKIKKEFKNLIICGDYNICHKDKDIHDPIKNREVSGFLPEERKWMTHFLNLGFIDSFRNYVQESNHYSWWSYTHNARKNNKGWRIDYAMVSTSLIKKMKKAYLLPEIQYSDHCPAGLELEI; from the coding sequence ATGAAAATCATTAGTTATAATATAAATGGGATTAGATCCGGAATAAATAAAGGATTATTCCATTGGGTTGAAGACATTCAACCAGATATTTTGTGTTTTCAAGAAATTAAAGCTTTTCCAGAACAAATAAACACAAATATTCTTGATAATTTTGGGTATTACCATTATTGGTATCCTTCTTCAAAAAAAAAAGGATACAGCGGAGTAGGAATTTTATGTAAAGAAAAACCAATTCATGTAGAATATGGAATAGGATTTGATTCTATTGATCAAGAAGGAAGAGTTTTACGTATTGACTTAAAAAAAATATCTGTCATAAGCCTTTATCTTCCTTCTGGAAAAAATATAAAAAATAGATTAAGTTTTAAATTTCATTTTATGTATCAATTTTTTCATCATGTGAAAAAAATTAAAAAAGAGTTTAAAAATCTCATTATTTGTGGAGATTATAATATTTGTCATAAGGATAAAGATATCCACGATCCTATAAAAAATAGAGAAGTTTCTGGATTCTTACCAGAAGAAAGAAAATGGATGACGCATTTTTTAAATTTAGGATTTATAGATAGTTTTAGAAACTATGTTCAAGAAAGCAATCATTATAGTTGGTGGAGTTATACTCATAATGCTAGAAAAAATAATAAAGGTTGGAGAATTGATTACGCCATGGTTAGTACATCTTTAATAAAAAAGATGAAAAAAGCTTATCTCCTTCCTGAAATTCAATACTCAGATCATTGTCCCGCTGGATTAGAATTAGAAATTTAA
- the hisC gene encoding histidinol-phosphate transaminase, whose translation MNTFSSSSNFDLNSLIRENIINVSPYLSAREEYQQKEKKSMIFLDANENSFGSPLSFSNSYNRYPDPLQMELKKKISEIKNISESKIFLGNGSDEIIDLIYRIFSRPKVDHSIVFPPTYGMYEVSGRIHGVDVIQVFLTKEEYQLNLKRIENVINQYSKIIFICSPNNPTGNDIQRKDIQKIIKKFTGIVVLDEAYIDFSEQESFSKEVDKYPNLIILQTLSKSWGLAGLRIGIAIASEEIIQWMNKIKYPYNISQISQEIAIRALENKDLFFYHLKNILLERKYMEESLKKISIIEKVYPSASNFLLVKIPIFSKNIYRYLIENNIIVRDRSKIILCNECLRITVGTHEENEYLINQIKKYSKKCF comes from the coding sequence ATGAACACCTTTTCGTCTTCATCAAATTTTGATTTAAATTCCTTAATAAGAGAAAATATTATTAATGTATCTCCTTATCTTTCAGCTAGAGAAGAGTATCAACAAAAAGAAAAAAAATCTATGATTTTTTTGGATGCTAATGAAAATTCTTTTGGATCTCCTTTATCTTTTTCTAATTCATATAATAGATATCCTGATCCATTGCAAATGGAATTAAAAAAAAAGATATCGGAAATAAAGAATATTTCTGAATCTAAAATATTCTTAGGAAATGGAAGCGATGAAATTATTGATTTAATTTATCGTATTTTTTCACGTCCAAAAGTAGATCATTCTATTGTTTTTCCTCCTACTTATGGAATGTATGAAGTAAGTGGAAGAATTCATGGAGTAGATGTTATTCAAGTCTTTTTAACAAAAGAGGAATATCAATTAAATTTAAAAAGAATAGAAAATGTAATTAATCAGTATAGTAAAATAATTTTTATTTGTTCTCCAAATAATCCTACTGGAAATGATATACAAAGAAAAGATATTCAGAAAATTATAAAAAAATTTACAGGAATAGTAGTTTTAGATGAAGCTTACATTGATTTTTCAGAACAAGAATCTTTTTCCAAAGAAGTAGACAAATATCCTAACTTAATTATTCTTCAAACCCTTTCTAAATCATGGGGATTAGCAGGATTAAGAATCGGAATAGCTATTGCTTCTGAAGAAATAATTCAATGGATGAACAAAATAAAATATCCGTACAATATTAGTCAAATTTCGCAAGAAATAGCAATTCGAGCATTAGAAAATAAAGATCTATTTTTTTATCATTTGAAGAATATTCTTTTAGAAAGAAAGTATATGGAAGAATCTCTAAAAAAAATTTCTATAATAGAAAAAGTATATCCTAGTGCTTCAAATTTTTTACTTGTAAAAATCCCTATATTTTCTAAAAATATTTATAGATATTTAATTGAAAATAACATTATAGTTAGAGATCGATCCAAAATTATTCTATGCAATGAATGTTTAAGAATAACAGTAGGAACTCACGAAGAAAATGAATATTTAATAAATCAAATAAAAAAATATTCCAAGAAATGTTTTTAA
- the hisA gene encoding 1-(5-phosphoribosyl)-5-[(5-phosphoribosylamino)methylideneamino]imidazole-4-carboxamide isomerase — translation MNIIAAIDLIDGKCVRLIQGDYKKKKIYNNDPLDVAFLLEDHGISRLHLVDLDGAKKGKVVHWKILEKIATYTHLIIDFGGGIHTDDDVRIVFENGGYMATVGSIAVQKPLLFKKWIHIYGKNKILLGVDVKNNQIATNGWTKFYSISFWDFLKEKSRHGIKKIFCTDISKDGVLSGPSFSLYKKIIQKFPDIEFIASGGISNMRDIDILSNLGCYGVIIGKALYENRISLIELMDWKKKNNQKKIKKCC, via the coding sequence ATGAATATTATTGCGGCTATAGATCTTATTGATGGAAAATGTGTTCGTTTAATACAAGGAGATTATAAAAAGAAAAAGATTTATAATAATGATCCGTTAGATGTTGCATTTTTATTAGAAGATCATGGGATATCTAGATTACATTTAGTAGATTTAGATGGAGCAAAAAAAGGAAAAGTAGTTCATTGGAAAATATTAGAAAAAATAGCAACATATACACATTTGATTATTGATTTTGGAGGGGGGATTCATACAGATGATGATGTTCGTATTGTTTTTGAAAATGGTGGATATATGGCGACTGTTGGAAGTATAGCAGTGCAAAAACCTTTACTTTTCAAAAAATGGATTCATATTTATGGAAAAAATAAAATATTACTTGGAGTAGATGTTAAGAATAATCAAATCGCAACTAATGGATGGACAAAGTTTTACTCAATTTCTTTTTGGGATTTTTTAAAAGAAAAAAGCCGACATGGTATAAAAAAAATTTTTTGCACGGATATATCCAAAGATGGAGTTTTATCTGGGCCTTCTTTTTCTTTATACAAGAAAATTATTCAAAAATTTCCGGATATTGAATTTATTGCAAGTGGGGGAATCAGTAATATGAGAGATATAGATATATTATCAAATTTGGGATGTTATGGAGTAATTATTGGAAAAGCACTCTATGAGAATAGAATCTCTCTGATAGAATTGATGGATTGGAAAAAAAAGAATAATCAAAAAAAAATAAAAAAATGTTGTTAG
- the hisF gene encoding imidazole glycerol phosphate synthase subunit HisF, translating to MLAKRIIPCLDIKNGRTVKGVNFKHLKDAGNPVELGSWYTKQGADELIFLDITATNEKRKTLLSLVREIARHINIPFTVGGGIRGEKDVELLLNAGADKISINTAAFEKPKLLEILSNRFGSQCIVLAIDTKYEENEWWVYLNGGRIPTKRKTLDWAKEAFRRGAGEILLTSMNHDGTKSGFALDITKKISEKLSIPVIASGGAGKLKDFYEIFKNGKADAALAASIFHYREIEIPELKSYLRNKNILIR from the coding sequence TTGTTAGCTAAGCGTATTATACCTTGTTTAGATATAAAAAATGGAAGAACTGTAAAAGGAGTGAACTTTAAACATCTAAAAGATGCTGGAAATCCAGTTGAATTAGGAAGTTGGTATACGAAACAAGGAGCAGATGAATTAATATTTTTAGATATTACGGCAACAAATGAAAAACGTAAAACATTATTAAGTTTAGTAAGAGAAATAGCGAGACATATAAACATTCCCTTTACTGTAGGTGGAGGGATTAGAGGAGAAAAAGATGTTGAATTGTTATTAAATGCAGGAGCGGATAAAATCTCTATTAACACTGCAGCTTTTGAAAAACCAAAACTATTAGAAATTCTTTCGAATAGATTTGGAAGTCAATGTATTGTTTTGGCAATTGATACAAAATATGAGGAAAATGAGTGGTGGGTATATTTAAATGGGGGAAGAATTCCAACTAAAAGAAAAACTTTGGATTGGGCAAAAGAAGCTTTTAGGAGAGGAGCAGGAGAGATTTTATTAACTTCAATGAATCATGATGGAACAAAAAGTGGATTTGCTTTGGATATCACTAAAAAAATATCTGAAAAACTTTCTATTCCAGTTATTGCTTCAGGTGGAGCTGGAAAATTAAAAGATTTTTATGAAATTTTTAAAAATGGAAAAGCAGATGCTGCTTTAGCAGCTAGTATTTTTCATTATAGAGAAATAGAAATTCCTGAACTTAAATCTTATTTAAGAAATAAAAACATTCTGATTCGGTAA
- the hisH gene encoding imidazole glycerol phosphate synthase subunit HisH, with product MKTIIIKYPAGNVQSVLFSLERIGVQAVVTDSQESIQTAEKVILPGVGEANFAMKHLKKKKLDILLSKLEQPVLGICLGMQLLCKSSEEGSTTCIGVFDLLVKKFQSENKNDKIPQIGWNTIHNLKGPLFEKITDGSYQYFVHSYYAHLGKYTIAKTDYIVSYSAALQKKNFYAVQFHPEKSSYVGHKILENFIRL from the coding sequence ATGAAAACAATTATTATAAAATATCCTGCTGGAAATGTCCAATCTGTTCTATTTTCGTTGGAAAGAATAGGAGTACAAGCAGTTGTAACAGATTCACAAGAATCTATTCAAACTGCTGAAAAAGTAATTCTACCTGGTGTAGGAGAAGCTAATTTTGCTATGAAACATTTAAAAAAAAAAAAATTGGATATTCTTCTATCTAAATTAGAACAACCTGTATTAGGAATCTGTTTAGGGATGCAATTGCTTTGTAAATCTTCAGAAGAAGGAAGCACTACATGTATAGGAGTTTTTGACTTATTAGTCAAAAAATTTCAATCTGAAAATAAAAATGATAAAATCCCTCAAATAGGATGGAATACAATTCATAATCTAAAAGGACCTTTATTTGAAAAAATTACAGATGGAAGTTATCAATATTTTGTACATAGTTATTATGCTCATTTAGGAAAATACACTATCGCTAAAACTGATTATATAGTCTCTTATAGTGCCGCTTTACAAAAAAAAAATTTTTATGCTGTCCAATTTCATCCAGAAAAATCTTCTTATGTAGGACATAAAATATTAGAAAATTTTATTCGATTATAA
- a CDS encoding shikimate kinase, translating to MKITLIGYMGCGKTSIGKILSKKLKFDFYDLDDLLVKNQHDSIYNLFKKIGENSFRKIEHLILKNFFKKKKRYILSVGGGTPCYYNNIYLLNKFSKTFYLKTNSYTLFKRLYFEKETRPLIAHLSKNELFQFILKHFSKRILFYEKSYRKIDITGKPKKDIVEEITQSLNQ from the coding sequence ATGAAAATAACCTTAATAGGATATATGGGGTGTGGAAAAACTTCTATAGGAAAAATTTTATCTAAAAAATTAAAATTTGATTTCTATGATCTAGATGATCTTCTTGTAAAAAATCAACATGATTCAATTTATAATCTTTTCAAAAAGATAGGAGAAAATTCTTTTAGAAAGATAGAGCATTTGATACTTAAAAATTTTTTTAAAAAAAAAAAAAGATATATTTTATCTGTTGGAGGTGGAACTCCTTGTTATTATAATAACATTTACTTATTAAATAAATTTTCAAAAACTTTCTATTTAAAAACTAATAGTTACACATTGTTCAAAAGATTGTATTTTGAAAAAGAAACAAGACCATTAATCGCGCATTTATCTAAAAATGAATTATTTCAATTTATTCTTAAACATTTTTCAAAAAGAATTTTATTCTACGAGAAATCTTATCGAAAAATAGATATTACTGGAAAACCCAAAAAAGATATAGTTGAAGAGATAACACAATCTCTCAATCAATAA
- the hisG gene encoding ATP phosphoribosyltransferase, whose product MEKLKIAIQKSGRLYEDSIKLLKDCSIEVNIGIDKLKTTALNFPLEILFLRDDDIPQYLEDGVADIGIVGKNVLLEKRKKIQIKETLGFGKCRLSIAVPKSIMYNDLSDLDGKRIATSYPFLVKEFFEKRYIQSEIHEISGAVEIAPGIGLADCICDLVSSGSTLFMNGLKEVETILQSEAVLASHLHLGNPQSIIMDKLLFRIRAVKKAKNNKYILLNVPNERLEKIISYLPGIKSPVILPLANSKCSSVHSVVNENDFWGIIENLKALGAQDILVLPIEKIIL is encoded by the coding sequence ATGGAGAAACTTAAAATAGCTATTCAAAAATCAGGGCGTCTTTATGAAGACTCTATAAAGTTGCTTAAAGATTGCAGCATTGAGGTAAATATTGGGATAGATAAATTGAAAACAACAGCTCTTAATTTCCCACTGGAAATTCTTTTTTTAAGAGACGATGATATTCCTCAATATTTAGAAGATGGAGTAGCTGACATAGGAATAGTAGGAAAAAATGTTCTTCTAGAGAAAAGAAAAAAGATACAAATTAAAGAAACTTTAGGATTTGGAAAATGTCGACTTTCTATAGCTGTTCCGAAATCTATTATGTACAATGATCTTAGTGATTTAGATGGAAAGAGAATTGCGACAAGTTATCCTTTTTTAGTAAAGGAATTTTTTGAAAAAAGATACATTCAATCAGAAATTCATGAAATATCTGGAGCTGTAGAAATTGCCCCCGGAATAGGTTTAGCTGATTGCATTTGCGATTTAGTAAGCAGTGGTTCTACATTGTTTATGAATGGATTGAAAGAAGTAGAAACAATTCTTCAATCAGAAGCTGTTTTAGCATCTCATCTTCATTTAGGTAATCCACAAAGTATTATAATGGACAAATTATTATTTAGAATACGAGCCGTTAAAAAAGCAAAAAATAACAAGTATATTCTTTTAAACGTTCCTAATGAAAGACTAGAAAAAATAATCTCTTATCTTCCCGGAATTAAAAGTCCCGTGATCCTTCCTTTAGCAAATTCAAAATGTAGTTCTGTACATTCTGTGGTAAATGAAAATGATTTTTGGGGAATAATAGAAAATTTAAAAGCACTTGGAGCTCAAGATATATTAGTGCTCCCGATAGAAAAAATAATACTTTAA